CTGGTCGGCAAGGATCCGCTGCTGATCGAGGATCACTGGCAGGTGATGTACCGCGCCGGCTTCTATCGCGGCGGCCCGATCACGATGAGCGCGATCGCAGGCATCGACCAGGCGTTGTGGGACATCAAGGGCAAGCATCACGGCGTGCCCGTGCACGCGCTGCTCGGCGGCCAGGTGCGCGAGCGCATCAAGGTGTATTCGTGGATCGGCGGCGACCGGCCGAGCGACGTCGCGAACAACGCGCGCGCGGTGGTCGAGCGCGGCTTCAAGGCCGTGAAGATGAACGGCTCCGAGGAGCTGCAAATCGTCGACACCTACGACAAGGTCGAGCAGGTGATCGCGAACGTCGCGGCGGTGCGCGACGCGGTCGGCCCGCACGTCGGAATCGGCGTCGACTTCCACGGTCGCGTGCACAAGCCGATGGCAAAGGTGCTCGCGAAGGAGCTCGATCCGTACAAGCTGATGTTCATCGAGGAGCCGGTGCTGTCGGAGAACGCCGAAGCGCTGCGCGACATCGTCAACCAGACCAACACGCCGATCGCGCTCGGCGAGCGGCTCTACTCGCGCTGGGACTTCAAGCACATCCTCGCGAGCGGTTACGTCGACATCATCCAGCCTGATGCGTCGCACGCGGGCGGCATCACGGAGTGCCGCAAGATCGCGACGCTCGCGGAGAGCTACGATGTCGCGCTCGCATTGCACTGCCCGCTCGGGCCGATCGCGCTGGCAGCGTGCCTGCAGCTCGACGCGGTGAGCTACAACGCGTTCATCCAGGAACAGAGCCTCGGCATCCACTACAACCAGGGCAACGACCTGCTCGACTACCTGCGCAACCCCGAGGTGTTCCGCTACGAGGACGGCTTCGTCGCGATCCCGCAGGGCCC
The sequence above is a segment of the Burkholderia diffusa genome. Coding sequences within it:
- the dgoD gene encoding galactonate dehydratase codes for the protein MKITRLETFVVPPRWLFLKIETDEGIVGWGEPVVEGRAHTVEAAVHELADYLVGKDPLLIEDHWQVMYRAGFYRGGPITMSAIAGIDQALWDIKGKHHGVPVHALLGGQVRERIKVYSWIGGDRPSDVANNARAVVERGFKAVKMNGSEELQIVDTYDKVEQVIANVAAVRDAVGPHVGIGVDFHGRVHKPMAKVLAKELDPYKLMFIEEPVLSENAEALRDIVNQTNTPIALGERLYSRWDFKHILASGYVDIIQPDASHAGGITECRKIATLAESYDVALALHCPLGPIALAACLQLDAVSYNAFIQEQSLGIHYNQGNDLLDYLRNPEVFRYEDGFVAIPQGPGLGIDVNEEKVREMAKTGHRWRNPVWRHADGSVAEW